One Cucumis sativus cultivar 9930 chromosome 1, Cucumber_9930_V3, whole genome shotgun sequence DNA segment encodes these proteins:
- the LOC116403745 gene encoding uncharacterized protein LOC116403745, translating to MQQNPFEGDSWPSYFGRSDSFLSFNSPVESEIGSYEIESDRDDGENDGDDYTAELSRRMAQYMLQDDDNSSTTSFQSEIQNKSWGLSGSPISTLWSPLGSSTGSSHGSPEGPSKEPSPPSTPVVEECGELDISHNVFSKLEKMKKVSINGKSIQTSTQIGETGSSSSKDQSRTPKNQKRRQNQQQQQFMKQKGSGTTQVKQAQGSSLQANSGAKSVGPSGTGVFLPRHVNYNRPAPCPQPPQPPKKKGCSTVLIPVRVLQALQHHYDRMDDETRQKITGFTALREAAANARTTTNTIKKSHTGTATATVTTATSQIDVGLPQEWTY from the exons ATGCAGCAGAACCCCTTTGAAGGAGATAGTTGGCCAAGCTATTTTGGACGGTCTGATTCATTTCTCAGCTTTAATTCACCAGTTGAATCTGAGATTGGTTCCTATGAAATCGAAAGTGATAGAGATGACGGAGAGAACGATGGCGACGATTACACGGCGGAGTTGAGTCGACGGATGGCTCAGTACATGCTTCAAGATGATGATAACTCATCCACTACAAGTTTTCAATCTGAGATTCAGAACAAG TCATGGGGTTTGTCTGGTTCGCCAATTTCAACGCTGTGGTCACCTTTAGGCTCTAGCACTGGGAGTAGCCACGGAAGTCCAGAAGGGCCGTCGAAGGAGCCATCGCCTCCATCAACGCCGGTAGTTGAAGAGTGTGGAGAGCTAGACATTTCACACAACGTTTTTAGCAAattggagaagatgaagaaagtgAGCATAAACGGtaaatcaatccaaacaagCACCCAAATAGGAGAAACAGGATCTTCCTCTTCCAAGGACCAATCAAGAACTCCCAAA AATCAGAAACGAAGGCAGAACCAACAGCAGCAGCAGTTCATGAAGCAAAAAGGCTCAGGCACCACACAAGTCAAGCAAGCTCAAGGAAGCTCGTTACAAGCAAATTCAGGGGCAAAATCAGTAGGGCCATCAGGGACTGGCGTTTTCTTACCTCGCCATGTGAACTACAACCGTCCAGCTCCATGTCCACAGCCACCACAGCCGCCGAAGAAAAAGG GCTGCTCCACTGTACTAATACCCGTGAGAGTCCTACAAGCCTTACAGCATCACTACGACAGAATGGACGACGAGACGAGACAAAAAATCACTGGCTTCACAGCTCTGAGAg AAGCTGCAGCTAATGcaagaacaacaacaaataCCATTAAGAAAAGTCATACAGGAACTGCAACGGCAACGGTGACGACGGCGACAAGCCAAATCGACGTGGGCCTTCCTCAAGAATGGACATATTAA